Proteins from a single region of Desulfovibrio sp. X2:
- a CDS encoding ferredoxin — protein MATKPTYQFLVCASFRAKGEPKGVCNQKGSIGLSQYLEQEILDRGLDVLLTTTSCMKQCDQGPVLVVQPNNWWYQGVDSEEAIDDILDALEEGKPAEDRLLFPA, from the coding sequence GCCACGAAACCTACCTACCAGTTCCTCGTCTGCGCCAGCTTCCGCGCCAAGGGCGAGCCCAAGGGCGTGTGCAACCAGAAGGGCAGCATCGGCCTGTCGCAGTACCTGGAGCAGGAGATCCTGGACCGCGGCCTGGACGTGCTGCTGACCACCACGAGCTGCATGAAGCAGTGCGACCAGGGCCCGGTCCTCGTGGTCCAGCCCAACAACTGGTGGTACCAGGGCGTCGACTCCGAGGAGGCCATCGACGACATCCTGGACGCCCTGGAAGAGGGCAAGCCCGCCGAGGACCGCCTGCTTTTCCCGGCCTAG